A window of Cydia fagiglandana chromosome Z, ilCydFagi1.1, whole genome shotgun sequence genomic DNA:
gagacagtttaagcaaaaaacaataccgatttagaggtgaaaatgtattttctgactttttcatataaaatcagaaaattgaatatttttacttttaatgtaacacacaatcaatttttctgagcacatatgaaagaaattctgtcattcaaatgaaataaatcctaaaaccccaactaaatactatatttaaccccttatgccactttaaacttacataacaattacagtatttgctccatacatttacgaaaaggtaccttatggaaataaatctaataatacatcactacaaaacatcaatcacattgaagtttatcttttatgaatagaaaatattaatttacattaaactgacacaaatttaattagttcttcgtcataataatcttaaaaaagaccaataatttgtatgtaatgaaaaggtaccttgtggttaagttacatgatgaggcatgatgatgatggaacagttaggataaactaataatattttggggtaaagatggtataaatcgtctatttcttatcaataatatattttggttgccattgaagacaagcggcattgaggttcaatgacctcagatattccataaggtaatgcgtcgggtattggcatttttcagcaaaccaatggctgatttattgcatgcgacctaactaaatgaagattatactagttaagaaagacttgacgagagtaactttggtataatagcaggctacttggatttgtaatgtcggtcgatgtacggttataatatttgcttaggcgccccaaccagaactgaaattatcaaattagttttgcagaatgctaatacagttctctaccaaacttcttttcccgtattgactagttttttttgggaattttcaatcttttttccataaggtaccttttcgactaaactctgagacgacattactaggcttataactaacttataacaaaaataaaaacaggtaaacaaacgttacgcattaaggtttcagatcacacaataaaaaaaaattgagcattttttcacctctttacaaaacatttcatatctccgaaactagaaaccctcataaggtaccttttcccgtggaacgtcacatatttttacacagTTTAATAGCACAAAATCGGGGGTTATGGAAAACCAGGGAAGAGGCCTTTGTCCaccagtgggacactcaaataagctaagaaaaaaaatagatataggtaggtatattaataatacaattttttaataataaaacttcaaacagTAAAATGGAGATTAATTTTGATTGTGCGATTTTGGTTTTGAGATATTTCCTAAAAAGGGTTGAATGGATTTATCCGAGTttaaagttaagcgacacatatatAAGTCATATTTGCATTATGCCAGCAACACACATTGCCATATTTGCGCATCTTTTTCCTTAGCATAGCAGACAAGTAACACAAAGCAACGTAAGTAACAAACCATGAAGTTAATTGCAAggataaataaattacaaataatttgtaaacaTCTAAGTTAGTTAGTTCACTTAAAATTAAGAGCCATGGCACATGACATTTAACCTGAGTCCAACATTGTTGGAGACTGGAGTattctaataaaaaatatttcgtttcATTGCACAcaaatgtcataatttcataatctcCTAAAGATTAAAAAAACATAGTCCAAAATTGCCTAAAAACCTTTAACTTACATTATGCTTTTTTTATGTGAACAAGATATAGACATTTTGGGGTTCAAGCATTTTGATACTATTCCATTTTGAGAACTAGGAATGGTTTTagttttaaatctatttttAGATTATAACCTTGTGTGTAATTGATCTAGTCTGTTCGAGGTacggaaaacggtgaaaaatatagataatactcctaaaaatacgtgtgataaatatctcaaaaagtattaatatttaagaaaccaaaattaatattataaaagaggaggatatttccaatcaaacattccatacttgcagaactgtatttccattatttatacttctttttcaacgctgaacacagcGCTCCGCGCCTCATTTACGggaaacgcgcgcggcgtgaaaaaGCGTTACGTaccattaaatataattttaaaggtattaaatattcattgaaaaaaaaaaaaatggtgtatttaaaatatgtcaacaaatgtaatacttgtagaaatgtatcttaaagttattttttcaacaGGTTAGGCAATTGTTAATGAACAAAATTTTCTCGAAATTCCTTCTTCattgaaaacgaaaaaaaacagtataaataacTATTGCAAAATTTTGTCGTTTTCTAGAGCCCTTCTCATATATAGATGTTTAATAAGATCACGAtataaaagttctgaaaaaattaatagtttggttataatattgttttatattttacaattttaccttGATTTTTCGTTCTACGTAAATTTTCTATGTTAttctaaaacttattttaagcaaactattaactttattataacttttataatgtGATCTTATTAAGCATGTATATGAGAAGAGCTCTAGAAAACGACAAAATTTTACACtagttatttatacattttattttagttttcgaTAAAGAATGAATTTcgagaaaattttgtttattaacaATTGCATAACTTTTATACAAGTAGTACATTTTGTTGACATGTTTTAAATacaccatatttttttaaaaattttcaaacaatatttaatgtctttaaaatcatatttaatgttacgtaatgGTTGTTTCACCCCGCGCGCATTTCTCGAAAATGAGTCGCGGAGGCCTGTGTTCAGCATtgaataaatagtataaataatggagatacagttctgcaagtaaggaatgtttgattggaaatatccccctcttttataatattaattttggtttcttaaatattaatactctTTTAGATATTTGGGAAATAAGACAAATCTACTTTTTTCtccctttttttgttaataacttttgtaattttttgtatGCTAATACACACTTCTAATACATTTTTCTATATATcattacgaatctaatgaggtatcacacgtatttttaggagtattatctatatttttcaccgttttccgtACTTCGAACAGACTTATCATGTAAATTGCTCACCAATTGGATTTTAAAACTTGGTATTTGCAAATGACTATTATTaagtaacaaattatacatatgtagtaaatatttttagcaataagcaattacaattattatagACTAGGAATTGCATGTCGACACAACAGAGGAAAGATGTGTAGCTGGCTATTGGACACAtgaaaataatacaaactaCATCACTTATATTGTAGAACAGAACAAAAAACACTTTAGATTTTTATCCATCATGGATATTTATGAACTTTCTGTAGATTACACAGAAACAATAGGTTAAGATTTCCTTACCGCATAATCGTGCGACGTTTACGTTCAGGTATTCCTTTCAACATTAATTGTAGGTCAACATTAGGCGCTTTTTCAACTTCTGTTTCGTTAGCCTGCAAAGTTAAACGAATTAAACATTCTGAATGTAAAGGTGCAAGTGCAAGAGCCATTGAAGATCTAACAAATGGTATGAACTTCagtaggtaattattattaattttttagttTCTGAGAGAACTCAAATAGTAAACCTAACTACACTATTCAACATTAGAATTATACCAATGCGCCTTCATATTAGCTACATGTAATGATATGTTAAAAATTTTGAGTAAAATCATAGGTAGCTCACCTCAACAGCTGTGTTGCATTTAGCACATACATTTCGTTTTGTTGCGCATTTGGTACATAATATGTGATATGCATATTTTATAGCTTTCTCCTCACATCCCACGCATTTTCTGGGTGCCGTTAAtgctttgtattttttatatttgattTTCCAGTCAATTATATCTTTGCAACGTTTACACACTCCTGTGACGTctaaattattcaaaaatttagttttattagttttatcgTGTAAGTCATTTTTATATGCGGTTTTGTTTTGATGTTTTTGAGGCCTTGTTCTCGTTGCATTTCCTCTGGATGTACTCATGCTAAACAATTATTTTTTGGCAATTATATTATCTGAAACACGAACAGCAGAACAGGGCACACGTTGTTTACAATAACCTATTATAACCTCAAACTCCTCAATACCTACTGACAATTTGACATTATGATTTTTTCTTATACCATCGTCTCGGAGGGGCAATGATCATAGATTATACTGCTTCATCACAAAATTAAAAGCCGTAACTGACGAGCGCACTAGACCACGACCTTGGAGCAGTTATAGGAATAGCGTATAGACTTTCCACCAACTTTCCATCTTAATACAGAATttatatagtgcgtcaagcaaatcttgtcagtagcaatgtaaagcaaactaaagtagggcaacactcaaagagtagtattgcgctaagaaaagcagcaatgtacaatgtacatcgaaccaaaacttttttttccgctgagcgcgccttgtcacggtgtacgtcaattcaaattgtcactcgcggattctctattgaaaatgtttgaaattgttattaatacgtatggacggacaatttaaaagcggtgtgtgatgttgataaaaatgattaactaatttgaagatctcaaaataaaattgtaagtggactatgccgttaaacaagaatgtatgattaaaatcattgcttcagcaggtagatgtcatactggattttcatattttattagatttctcagttggcactgtaggcattgtaggcaccttagctttaattaagcacagtcttatttaatatattggtatttaatggtgacacagcagaaatatctcttgaaatagaatcgattcagaatgtaaacattgtaaaccatttgtaaacaaacaagatgatggctgtcattcgcgatccacattccacagataaaacacagatgacacgcgattttcgaattattcgaacacagtgttgctaacccgcgatttttcaaatttgccgccgtttgctactgacaagatttgcttgacccagtatagcaGCTCAAACAACACTTAGGCCAAGAGGCCTAAGTTTGTAAGAACAAACGAGTGCTTATTCCACGCGCGTTAAtaaaagcgcttgaatccgtCCGCACGCTAAATTAGATTTAACGACAaacgcttaaagtcgaaaatccaacaacgctaataaaaagcgccaccgccatcgtgtgaatttgtctcggagtaattaacaacggagacgccatgtctaaaattttcggtacaaaatagtctgccgttttttgcgggggaggggcacatcaaatgtataggtacgtcatgtcagataaacgtcagtccatacatatggttgaccattggccgcctattttcgacagaggggaatgcctgttaatggcggctccattgttaattactccgaggaaTTTGTGACATTCAAACGTGAGTTGTAAAAGCGCTCGTGGGTATGGTGCCTTACCTTTTGCacctacatttttagggttccgtacccaaagggtaaaacggaccctattactaagacttcgctgtccgtccgtccgtccgtccgtccgtccgtccgtccgtctgtcaccaggctgtatctcacgaaccgtgatagctagacagttgaaattttcatagatgatgtatagctggtcaagcaaatcgtgtcagtaaaaaaaggcgcgaaattcaaattttctatgagacgatatcccttcccgcctacatttttcaaatttgccgcctttttctactgacaagatctgcttgaccaagtatatttctgttg
This region includes:
- the LOC134678593 gene encoding uncharacterized protein C9orf85 homolog is translated as MSTSRGNATRTRPQKHQNKTAYKNDLHDKTNKTKFLNNLDVTGVCKRCKDIIDWKIKYKKYKALTAPRKCVGCEEKAIKYAYHILCTKCATKRNVCAKCNTAVEANETEVEKAPNVDLQLMLKGIPERKRRTIMRAINKTHGGDSNMTPEIISQVEEMLKNMDNLNLGDNDDDFEDSDSDDSDKSGNYE